From one Deltaproteobacteria bacterium genomic stretch:
- a CDS encoding ORF6N domain-containing protein, which produces MNSTRATQLVPIERVERLIHLARGEKVLLDADLAKLYGVTTGNLNKAVKRNRGRFSPDFMFQLADEEATALIFQSGISKQRGGRRHNPYVFTEQGVAMRSSVLRSERGVKVMG; this is translated from the coding sequence ATGAACAGCACACGAGCAACTCAACTGGTCCCCATTGAGCGGGTCGAACGACTGATCCATCTGGCGCGAGGGGAGAAAGTGTTGCTCGACGCCGATCTGGCCAAGCTCTACGGCGTTACCACCGGCAACTTGAACAAAGCCGTCAAGCGCAACCGGGGCCGGTTTTCACCCGATTTCATGTTTCAACTGGCGGATGAAGAGGCGACGGCTTTGATCTTCCAATCTGGAATATCAAAACAACGGGGCGGACGAAGACACAACCCCTATGTCTTCACCGAGCAAGGCGTGGCGATGCGCTCCAGTGTGTTGCGGAGCGAGCGCGGAGTGAAGGTGATGGGATAA
- a CDS encoding amidohydrolase family protein — protein sequence MARYDTVITGGMVVDGTRMPRRRCDVAITNGRIAKLGHIKPADATRVLDADGMIVAPGFVDLHTHYDAQVFWDPYCTLSGWHGVTSVVIGNCGFGFAPVRPDDRERAMRSMTRVEAIPYNAMKAGLPWDWITFPEFLDCLDRLPKSINVRPFMPVGPLLVWVLGAERAKAGVMPSEAEHTEMRRLLHEAMDHGAGGWSAQRLEPGSGVEVQRDFDGTPMVSDVMRDETCIHLAEVLAERNEGFIQMTLAKSDGTTLDHLATLAEVSGRPILWNVVLAFDNAPHVHLGQLAWLRGCHERGLPVYGQGVTTDAGFTFSFDEWNLFDEMQCWAEATTGTVAERLQKLSDPARRPDLRANRPWIALSAIENIVVAETFCDETKQYVNETIGDIAEQLGKDPVDVLLDIACADGLKATFFSLPANTTLAGFRDLMLDPYVIPGVSDGGAHTRFLTAGRYPTETIIRATRDNNVLSLEDVHWKLSTLPAYCAGFTDRGTLEEGKAADIVVYDFDRLAMTPVEKVHDFPANEWRRIQRAIGYRYVLVNGEVTIENDKQTGVAAGRLLRSSC from the coding sequence ATGGCTCGCTACGACACAGTGATCACAGGCGGCATGGTTGTCGATGGCACGCGCATGCCGCGACGGCGTTGCGACGTCGCGATCACCAACGGCCGCATTGCCAAGCTCGGGCACATCAAGCCAGCGGATGCCACCCGCGTGTTGGATGCCGACGGCATGATCGTCGCGCCGGGTTTCGTTGACTTGCATACGCATTACGACGCGCAGGTGTTCTGGGATCCGTACTGCACGCTGTCGGGCTGGCACGGCGTGACGTCGGTGGTGATCGGCAACTGCGGATTCGGCTTTGCTCCCGTGCGTCCCGACGATCGCGAGCGGGCGATGCGCTCGATGACGCGCGTCGAGGCGATCCCGTACAACGCGATGAAGGCCGGCTTGCCGTGGGACTGGATCACGTTCCCGGAATTTCTCGACTGTCTCGATCGGCTGCCCAAGTCGATCAACGTGCGTCCGTTCATGCCGGTGGGGCCGCTGCTGGTGTGGGTGCTGGGTGCTGAGCGCGCCAAAGCCGGCGTGATGCCGAGCGAGGCCGAGCACACCGAGATGCGGCGCCTGCTACACGAAGCGATGGATCACGGCGCCGGCGGTTGGTCGGCGCAGCGGCTCGAACCCGGCAGCGGCGTCGAGGTGCAGCGCGACTTCGACGGCACGCCGATGGTCAGCGACGTCATGCGCGACGAAACCTGCATCCATCTCGCCGAAGTCCTGGCCGAACGCAACGAAGGCTTCATTCAGATGACGCTGGCGAAGAGCGACGGCACCACGCTCGATCACCTCGCCACGTTGGCCGAGGTCAGCGGCCGGCCGATTCTCTGGAATGTGGTGCTCGCCTTCGACAACGCGCCGCACGTGCATCTCGGCCAACTCGCGTGGTTGCGCGGCTGTCACGAACGCGGCTTGCCGGTGTACGGCCAAGGCGTCACCACCGACGCCGGATTCACTTTCTCGTTCGACGAGTGGAACCTGTTCGACGAAATGCAATGCTGGGCTGAAGCGACCACCGGCACGGTGGCCGAGCGGCTGCAGAAACTCTCCGACCCGGCGCGCCGCCCCGATCTCCGCGCGAATCGGCCGTGGATTGCGCTGAGCGCGATCGAGAACATCGTCGTCGCCGAGACCTTCTGCGATGAGACCAAACAGTACGTCAACGAAACCATCGGCGATATCGCCGAGCAGCTCGGCAAAGATCCGGTCGATGTGCTGCTCGACATCGCGTGCGCCGATGGCCTCAAGGCGACGTTCTTCTCGTTGCCGGCGAATACCACGCTCGCCGGCTTTCGCGATCTGATGCTCGATCCGTACGTCATCCCCGGCGTCTCCGATGGCGGGGCGCACACGCGCTTCCTGACGGCCGGCCGGTATCCTACCGAGACCATCATCCGCGCCACCCGTGACAACAACGTCCTCTCGCTCGAAGACGTGCACTGGAAATTGTCGACCTTGCCGGCCTATTGCGCCGGCTTCACCGACCGCGGCACGTTGGAAGAGGGCAAAGCCGCCGACATCGTCGTCTACGACTTCGATCGGTTAGCGATGACGCCGGTGGAAAAGGTCCACGACTTCCCCGCCAACGAATGGCGCCGCATCCAGCGGGCGATCGGGTATCGCTACGTGCTGGTGAACGGTGAAGTCACGATCGAGAACGACAAGCAAACCGGTGTAGCCGCGGGGCGGCTGCTGCGGAGTAGTTGCTGA
- a CDS encoding circularly permuted type 2 ATP-grasp protein: MLFQDYDTGDFFDELLLADGQPRSEAEVLVGKLQSFSADELRRRQHTAERLLLQMGITFNVYGDTAGTERIFPFDIVPRIVAASEWARIERGLKQRVHALNAFVDDIYHEQHILKDHILPEEIVRSAASYRQACVGLHPPRGIWCHITGTDLVRDRDGQIYVLEDNLRCPSGVSYVLENRHVMKRTFPEVFDASRVLPVDDYPSRLLDMLQYVAPETGGSPTVAVLTPGVFNSAYFEHSFLAQQMGVELIEGRDLVVADGWVCARTTRGLQRVDVIYRRIDDDALDPLAFNPDSLLGLPGLMDVYRAGRVALVNAPGTGIADDKVLYAYVPKIIQYYEGEDAILPNVPTYVCWDAADRQYVLDHLDELVVKAVNESGGYGMLVGPHSTASEREEFARRIAAHPRNYIAQPTLGLSRAPVLVDDHCEGRHVDLRPYVLYGRDIYVLPGGLTRVALKKGSLVVNSSQGGGSKDTWVVADGARGTAHADVTPAAGAASVAC, translated from the coding sequence ATGCTCTTTCAGGATTACGACACCGGGGACTTCTTTGACGAGTTGCTACTCGCCGACGGGCAACCGCGCTCGGAAGCCGAAGTACTCGTCGGGAAACTCCAGTCCTTTTCCGCCGACGAATTGCGGCGGCGACAACACACCGCCGAACGCTTGCTGCTGCAAATGGGCATCACGTTCAACGTGTACGGCGATACCGCCGGCACCGAACGGATCTTTCCATTCGATATCGTCCCGCGGATTGTGGCGGCGAGTGAGTGGGCGCGCATCGAGCGCGGCCTCAAGCAACGCGTGCACGCCCTCAACGCCTTCGTCGACGACATTTACCACGAGCAGCACATCCTCAAGGATCACATCCTGCCGGAGGAAATCGTCCGCTCCGCCGCCTCGTACCGCCAAGCCTGCGTCGGGCTTCATCCGCCGCGCGGCATCTGGTGCCACATCACCGGCACCGATCTGGTGCGCGATCGCGACGGGCAGATCTACGTCCTGGAGGACAATCTGCGCTGTCCGTCGGGGGTTTCGTACGTGCTCGAAAACCGGCACGTGATGAAACGCACCTTCCCTGAAGTGTTTGATGCCTCGCGCGTCCTGCCGGTCGATGACTACCCCAGCCGCTTGCTCGACATGCTGCAGTACGTCGCGCCGGAGACCGGTGGGTCACCGACGGTGGCGGTGCTGACGCCGGGCGTTTTCAACTCGGCCTACTTCGAGCACTCGTTCCTGGCCCAGCAGATGGGCGTGGAACTCATCGAGGGACGCGATCTCGTGGTGGCCGACGGTTGGGTGTGTGCGCGTACGACGCGCGGCTTGCAACGCGTCGATGTGATCTATCGCCGGATCGATGACGATGCCCTTGACCCGCTGGCGTTCAATCCGGATTCGTTGCTCGGGCTGCCCGGCCTCATGGACGTCTACCGTGCCGGGCGGGTGGCGCTCGTCAACGCGCCGGGCACCGGTATCGCGGACGACAAGGTGCTGTACGCCTACGTGCCGAAGATCATCCAGTATTACGAGGGCGAAGATGCGATCTTGCCCAACGTGCCGACGTATGTGTGCTGGGATGCGGCGGACCGCCAGTATGTGCTCGACCATCTCGACGAGTTGGTGGTGAAGGCGGTGAACGAGTCGGGCGGCTACGGCATGCTGGTGGGGCCGCATTCGACGGCGAGCGAACGCGAGGAATTCGCGCGGCGCATCGCCGCGCATCCACGCAACTACATCGCGCAGCCGACGCTCGGTTTGTCACGCGCGCCGGTGCTGGTCGACGACCATTGCGAAGGGCGCCATGTCGATCTCCGTCCGTATGTGCTGTACGGCCGCGACATCTACGTGCTGCCCGGTGGGTTGACGCGCGTGGCCCTCAAGAAGGGCTCGCTGGTGGTGAACTCATCGCAAGGTGGCGGCAGCAAAGACACGTGGGTGGTCGCGGACGGTGCACGCGGCACCGCTCACGCCGACGTCACCCCAGCGGCCGGAGCGGCATCGGTCGCATGCTGA
- a CDS encoding alpha-E domain-containing protein has protein sequence MLSRVADSIYWMSRYIERAENVARCVEVNVHLTLDLPTAATAEQWEALVTTSGDRVRFAERFDVASRTNVIQFLAFDIDNPNSILSCLTAARENARMIREVITSEMWEQLNTFYLLVRDAARQPRVLEAPQEFLTQVRMASHLFTGVTDATMSHGEAWRFDRLGRKLERADKTTRILDVKYFLLLPAVSDVGSPVDDVQWAAVLRSASALEMYRKRHGRVAPDGIVDFLLLDREFPRAVHCCLIVADDSLHAISGTPSGTFSNPAEQRLGQLRSELAFTDVRGIIAAGVHEFLDGLQLRLNLVADAIHETFFVRSMAIEQPYGPASGFWGANQ, from the coding sequence ATGCTGAGTCGCGTCGCCGATTCGATCTATTGGATGAGCCGCTACATCGAGCGGGCGGAGAATGTCGCCCGCTGTGTGGAAGTCAACGTCCATCTCACGCTCGATCTGCCGACCGCGGCCACGGCCGAGCAGTGGGAAGCGTTGGTCACTACGTCCGGCGATCGCGTGCGGTTCGCGGAGCGTTTCGACGTGGCGTCGCGGACCAACGTGATCCAGTTTCTCGCGTTCGACATCGACAACCCGAATTCGATTCTGTCGTGTCTCACCGCGGCGCGCGAGAACGCCCGCATGATCCGCGAAGTCATCACCAGCGAAATGTGGGAGCAGCTCAATACCTTCTATCTTCTGGTGCGGGACGCGGCGCGGCAGCCGCGCGTGCTGGAGGCGCCGCAAGAGTTTCTGACCCAAGTGCGGATGGCGAGTCATCTCTTTACGGGAGTGACCGATGCCACCATGTCGCACGGCGAAGCGTGGCGCTTCGATCGACTCGGCCGCAAACTCGAACGCGCTGACAAGACCACGCGCATCTTGGATGTGAAATACTTTCTGCTGCTGCCCGCCGTGTCCGACGTCGGCTCTCCCGTCGATGACGTCCAGTGGGCCGCGGTGCTGCGTTCGGCCAGCGCGCTCGAAATGTATCGCAAGCGGCACGGCCGCGTGGCGCCCGACGGCATCGTCGACTTCTTGCTGCTCGATCGCGAGTTCCCGCGCGCGGTGCACTGCTGCCTGATCGTTGCCGACGATTCCCTGCATGCCATCTCGGGCACGCCGAGCGGCACGTTCAGCAACCCGGCGGAACAGCGCCTCGGGCAATTGCGATCGGAACTCGCGTTCACCGACGTTCGCGGCATCATCGCCGCCGGCGTGCATGAGTTCCTCGACGGTCTGCAACTCCGACTCAACTTGGTCGCGGATGCGATTCACGAAACCTTCTTCGTTCGGTCGATGGCCATCGAGCAGCCGTACGGTCCCGCTTCTGGTTTCTGGGGTGCAAACCAATGA
- a CDS encoding peptidase, whose amino-acid sequence MTFCLGIKVDDGLVSIADTLVTAGSECSTAGKIFTYESERQSLFIMTSGLRSVRDKALTYFEEVLDESGPTFDRVFKALNAFGAQVRRVAEEDKVALTGSGLDFNIHALVGGQFERDREHKLYLMYPQANWIEVGQGTPSQIIGAAGYGKPVLDRTLKYQDPMSYALKVGCLAFDSTRISAADVDFPIDVVLYERDSYQLVQQRYEKQDLAEISNWWQERLRRSVNELQSDWIEPLLARLPSRRVATR is encoded by the coding sequence ATGACGTTTTGTCTCGGCATCAAGGTTGACGACGGCCTGGTCTCGATTGCGGACACGCTGGTGACCGCCGGTAGCGAATGCAGCACCGCCGGCAAGATCTTTACCTACGAAAGCGAACGCCAGTCGCTCTTCATCATGACGTCCGGTCTGCGCTCGGTGCGCGACAAAGCACTCACCTACTTCGAGGAAGTGCTGGACGAAAGCGGTCCGACGTTCGATCGCGTGTTCAAGGCGCTCAACGCGTTCGGTGCGCAGGTGCGTCGCGTTGCCGAAGAGGACAAGGTCGCGTTGACCGGCAGTGGGCTGGATTTCAACATCCACGCGTTGGTCGGCGGCCAGTTCGAACGCGACCGCGAGCACAAGCTCTATCTGATGTACCCGCAAGCGAATTGGATTGAGGTCGGGCAGGGCACGCCATCGCAGATCATCGGCGCGGCCGGCTACGGCAAGCCGGTACTCGATCGCACGTTGAAGTACCAGGATCCGATGTCCTACGCGTTGAAGGTCGGTTGTCTCGCCTTTGACTCCACCCGCATCAGTGCAGCGGACGTCGACTTCCCCATCGATGTTGTGCTCTACGAGCGCGACTCATACCAACTCGTGCAGCAGCGCTATGAGAAGCAAGACCTCGCCGAGATTTCCAACTGGTGGCAAGAGCGCTTGCGTCGCTCGGTGAACGAGTTGCAGTCGGATTGGATCGAGCCCTTGCTGGCGCGGCTGCCTTCGCGGCGCGTGGCCACCAGGTGA
- a CDS encoding transglutaminase family protein — MDRALAGAAAFAARGHQVSGIRVVPMRFAVTHTTRYRYQRAVRLDPHVLRLRPRNDGSQALLDFRARVQPRPVGWSECVDLDGNAVAQVWFDGLTDSLIISTTCTVESRRTNPFDFLLDAWATTLPLHPSGELERALAPYRLRSHPDDSVTAFATSVLRDATGQTVPFLTTLARRIAERSRATIRLEGDPQAAAVTLSEGTGACRDLAVLFIDACRAVGLAARFVSGYYCGAVESDRRYLHAWAEVFLPGAGWRGFDPLQGVAVVDQHIAVAASAQPAAAAPISGTLCGGDAVATPQVELSIRECGERCSED, encoded by the coding sequence TTGGATCGAGCCCTTGCTGGCGCGGCTGCCTTCGCGGCGCGTGGCCACCAGGTGAGTGGCATCCGCGTTGTGCCGATGCGGTTCGCCGTCACGCACACGACTCGCTACCGTTACCAACGGGCGGTGCGACTCGATCCGCATGTCCTGCGGCTGCGCCCGCGTAACGATGGCTCGCAAGCGCTGCTGGACTTTCGGGCTCGCGTTCAGCCACGTCCGGTCGGATGGTCGGAGTGTGTCGATCTCGATGGCAACGCCGTCGCGCAGGTGTGGTTCGACGGCCTGACGGATTCGCTGATCATCTCCACCACCTGCACCGTCGAGTCTCGGCGGACGAACCCGTTCGATTTCCTTCTCGATGCATGGGCGACGACCTTGCCGCTGCATCCGAGCGGTGAATTGGAGCGCGCGCTCGCGCCCTACCGACTCCGCTCGCACCCAGACGATTCGGTTACCGCGTTCGCCACGTCAGTGTTGCGAGACGCGACCGGACAGACCGTGCCATTTCTCACGACGCTGGCGCGACGGATTGCCGAACGGTCGCGAGCAACAATCCGTCTGGAGGGTGACCCACAGGCGGCTGCAGTTACGCTCAGCGAGGGCACCGGCGCTTGCCGGGATCTCGCCGTGCTGTTCATCGACGCGTGTCGCGCCGTCGGCCTGGCGGCGCGATTTGTCAGTGGGTACTACTGCGGAGCGGTCGAGAGCGATCGTCGCTATTTGCATGCGTGGGCAGAAGTGTTCTTGCCGGGCGCCGGTTGGCGCGGCTTCGATCCGCTGCAAGGCGTCGCGGTCGTTGATCAGCACATCGCCGTCGCCGCCAGCGCGCAGCCGGCGGCTGCCGCACCGATCAGCGGCACGCTCTGTGGCGGCGACGCTGTCGCCACACCCCAGGTAGAGTTGTCAATTCGCGAGTGTGGAGAGCGGTGCAGCGAGGACTAG